A stretch of Buteo buteo chromosome 21, bButBut1.hap1.1, whole genome shotgun sequence DNA encodes these proteins:
- the CCDC71 gene encoding coiled-coil domain-containing protein 71: MNIAVNNVEEKAVHSWSRISSAGQKVLEEALRVFNPMSKDLSDTETQLVAFIQGLKEEGYQPTVLRSKDVYGYSSCTADTPSQTKESIPHNCANAAEPTKTPARNTAAMAKVSASPTSISVNSSKVSTQPVSKGDSTNLLLSSLKQTRSGTSKASAVGFPTSMYPDVYPAMRLSVVLEALVPLKTTVSCLESKYTQGRLGISPSDLKLLKASSTPRQFSSGKTTKITEGKGYKRLIKKAPDSATLALNLLKGPKGGVLQESNACKASGVLNGRVSGSSSQGCTTAAQSKTLKIKDKEALVGKTEWKDSSTYRESIGQKKRRATESREAPQKKKANTIPIQNKSRRAQSTLNLLKFRAIKVGNSSSDDEVRRRAQKILRVNLSPVIRIQPLSHSHSVP; the protein is encoded by the coding sequence ATGAATATTGCAGTGAacaatgtggaagaaaaagctgtcCATTCCTGGTCAAGAATTTCCTCTGCAGGACAGAAAGTGCTGGAGGAAGCCCTACGAGTCTTCAACCCGATGTCCAAGGACCTTTCGGACACAGAGACCCAGCTGGTGGCCTTCATTCAGGGCCTGAAGGAGGAGGGCTATCAGCCCACAGTTCTGAGGAGTAAGGATGTGTACGGGTACAGCTCATGCACAGCAGACACACCTAGTCAAACAAAAGAGAGCATCCCGCACAACTGCGCCAACGCCGCCGAGCCCACTAAGACTCCGGCTAGAAACACCGCAGCCATGGCAAAGGTGTCTGCTTCGCCTACCAGCATTTCGGTGAACTCTTCGAAAGTGTCCACTCAGCCTGTCTCTAAAGGGGATTCCACAAATCTCCTCTTGAGCTCCTTGAAGCAAACAAGATCTGGCACATCTAAGGCCTCGGCAGTGGGCTTCCCTACAAGCATGTATCCTGACGTGTATCCAGCCATGAGACTGTCGGTAGTTCTGGAAGCTCTGGTGCCACTGAAAACTACCGTGTCCTGTTTGGAGTCCAAGTACACACAAGGGCGTCTTGGGATCTCGCCCTCGGACCTTAAACTCCTCAAGGCTTCGAGTACACCAAGGCAGTTTTCTTCAGGTAAGACCACTAAAATAACAGAAGGTAAGGGCTACAAGCGTTTGATAAAGAAAGCACCGGATTCTGCCACCCTTGCTTTAAATCTTCTGAAGGGACCAAAGGGTGGAGTGCTGCAGGAGAGCAATGCTTGCAAAGCCTCGGGAGTCCTCAACGGGAGAGTGTCAGGCAGCTCATCCCAGGGCTGCACCACAGCAGCGCAGTCCAAGACCCTGAAAATTAAAGATAAGGAAGCTCTGGTGGGGAAAACAGAGTGGAAGGACAGCAGCACTTACCGTGAGAGCATTGGGCAGAAGAAGAGAAGAGCTACAGAGTCAAGAGAAGCACcgcagaagaagaaagcaaataccATTCCTATCCAAAATAAATCTCGACGAGCTCAGAGCACTTTGAACCTGCTGAAATTCCGGGCCATCAAGGTGGGCAACTCTTCCTCTGATGATGAAGTGAGGAGGAGAGCACAGAAGATTCTTAGGGTCAATCTGTCCCCCGTGATCCGAATTCAGCCCTTGTCCCACTCTCACAGCGTCCCCTGA
- the LOC142042589 gene encoding uncharacterized protein LOC142042589: MSGGAGRRRRRLVLHVDLNNTVVAADAVSGQGPRAALNTFLSTVTWGRAGAAGEWQWASDRPSLGPPCPGALSYYSRHGRDPAFTEAGPGRCFGGLHARHLQLLEWPGRPHDVFSVQGEPSKSYHLILPAFFRLLDTLHREGRTFAVIFRSFGTDLPRALRAVSCALAGQHPQFPTLRDVVLPVDLNPGQIRCSKREVVLTRGAERLATREDGRKLYDYFSSFEGIGGFQDHFDWWARNQFSSRGGKPLWIDPHDPSIHHIFIDDNIRLDDEDTIVHPQVFSERGSSSPRRAPTSELYNVCLVQNDLLEAIADEDYFLRCVRRCEENYDRYLACMEKDTPSQRWDG, encoded by the exons ATGAGCGGCGGGGCCggtcggcggcggcggcggctggtGCTACACGTGGACCTGAACAACACGGTGGTGGCGGCGGACGCGGTGTCGGGGCAGGGCCCGCGGGCGGCGCTCAACACCTTCCTCAGCACCGTCACCTggggccgcgccggggccgccg GCGAGTGGCAGTGGGCGAGCGACCGTCCCTCCCTgggccccccctgccccggagCCCTCAGCTACTACAGCCGCCACGGCCGGGACCCGGCCTTCACCGAGGCGGGCCCGGGCCGGTGCTTCGGCGGCCTCCACGCCCgccacctgcagctgctggagtgGCCGGGCCGGCCGCACGACGTCTTCTCGGTACAGGGGGAACCCAGCAAGAGCTACCACCTGATCCTGCCCGCCTTCTTCCGCCTCCTGGACACCCTGCACCGGGAAGGGAGGACGTTCGCCGTCATCTTCAGGAGCTTCGGCACAGACCTGCCCCGAGCCCTCCGGGCCGTCAGCTGCGCCCTGGCGGGGCAGCACCCCCAGTTCCCCACTCTGCGGGACGTGGTG ctccctgtggaCCTCAACCCTGGCCAGATACGCTGCAGCAAGCGAGAGGTGGTGCTGACAAGGGGAGCAGAGCGGCTGGCCACCCGGGAAGATGGAAGAAAGCTTTATGACTACTTCAGCTCCTTTGAGGGAATTGGAGGCTTCCAAGACCACTTTGACTG GTGGGCCAGAAATCAGTTCTCTTCCCGGGGTGGGAAGCCCCTATGGATTGACCCCCATGATCCCAGCATTCACCACATCTTCATCGATGACAACATCCGGCTGGACGATGAGGATACCATTGTTCATCCCCAG GTGTTTTCGGAgcggggcagcagcagccccaggcgTGCTCCCACCTCGGAGCTGTACAACGTTTGCTTGGTACAGAATGACCTGCTGGAGGCCATTGCCGACGAGGACTATTTCCTGCGCTGTGTGAGGAGGTGTGAGGAGAACTACGACCGCTACCTGGCCTGCATGGAGAAGGACACCCCGAGCCAGCGGTGGGATGGATAG